In Streptococcus parasuis, the following proteins share a genomic window:
- a CDS encoding Mini-ribonuclease 3, producing the protein MTSVVDVNLINGIALAFEGDAVYSMYIRRHLIFKGLTKPNKLHSEANKYVSAKAQASLIVALLETQLLNEKEEEIYRRGRNANSHTKAKNADIVTYRMSTGFEAVLGYLHMTNQFERLDELISWCIETVENKSI; encoded by the coding sequence GTGACTAGTGTAGTTGATGTGAACCTTATCAACGGAATTGCTCTTGCTTTTGAAGGTGACGCAGTATATTCTATGTATATCAGGCGACATTTGATATTCAAGGGATTGACCAAGCCCAACAAATTACACAGTGAAGCAAATAAATACGTCTCGGCAAAGGCACAAGCCAGTCTTATCGTAGCTCTCTTAGAAACTCAGCTACTAAATGAGAAAGAAGAAGAAATCTATCGAAGAGGTCGTAATGCAAATAGCCACACAAAGGCTAAAAATGCAGATATTGTGACTTATCGTATGTCTACAGGTTTTGAGGCAGTTTTGGGCTACCTCCATATGACAAATCAATTTGAACGACTCGATGAGCTTATCTCTTGGTGCATTGAAACAGTAGAAAACAAATCCATATAA
- a CDS encoding DUF6773 family protein, with the protein MKKIVTDERVRQEENQVFAWVGRTMNFLLPLSFLIKSLVLKWPFEAYVFELFGMVVVSAYLFYGYWRKGLDMERGTSWQGYFYLGGVIVGTTILMAWTNYQTYGQHYSGVWDWHFWAVILIFFLSVTSLIFLLANLLSWANKYRQKQVEKELVDELE; encoded by the coding sequence ATGAAAAAAATTGTGACTGATGAGCGTGTTCGACAAGAAGAAAACCAAGTCTTTGCCTGGGTAGGCAGGACCATGAATTTTCTTTTGCCCCTCTCATTTCTCATCAAGAGCCTGGTCTTAAAATGGCCGTTTGAAGCCTATGTTTTTGAACTGTTTGGCATGGTGGTAGTTTCAGCCTATCTCTTTTACGGTTATTGGAGGAAGGGGCTTGATATGGAACGGGGAACTTCTTGGCAAGGTTACTTCTATTTAGGAGGGGTAATCGTTGGTACAACTATCTTAATGGCTTGGACCAACTACCAGACCTATGGACAGCATTATTCTGGTGTCTGGGATTGGCATTTTTGGGCGGTGATTTTGATATTCTTTCTTTCTGTCACAAGTCTCATTTTCTTACTGGCGAATCTTCTCTCTTGGGCGAATAAGTACCGTCAGAAGCAGGTGGAAAAAGAGCTGGTAGATGAACTCGAATAA
- the cysS gene encoding cysteine--tRNA ligase has protein sequence MIKIYDTMTRSLRDFVPLEEGKVKMYVCGPTVYNYIHIGNARSVVAFDTIRRYFEYRGFDVAYISNFTDVDDKIIKAANEAGMTTKELSDKFIAAFKDDVAKLGVKPATKNPRVIDYMDQIIDFVQALLDKGYAYEAEGDVYFRVEKARNYARLANKTLSDLEAGASGRVDGEGQLKEHPFDFALWKSAKPGEVSWESPWGHGRPGWHIECSVMATEILGDTIDIHGGGADLEFPHHTNEIAQSECKTGQTFANYWMHNAMLNINDEKMSKSLGNFLTAHEMLEKIDGPVLRFFLATQHYRRPLNYTEKAISDAETNLKYLKNTYTQPVLNVSDHTVLAKHLAAFETAMDDDFNAANGITAIFDFAKWINSGNYDAIVKEAFGKMLAVFGIVFEEEVLDSEIEALIEERQVARANRDFATADRIRDELAEQGIKLLDTKDGVRWTRD, from the coding sequence ATGATTAAAATTTACGATACCATGACCCGCAGTTTACGTGATTTTGTACCCTTGGAAGAAGGCAAGGTAAAAATGTATGTCTGCGGTCCAACGGTTTATAACTATATTCATATCGGTAATGCACGAAGTGTGGTAGCTTTTGATACCATCCGCCGTTATTTTGAATACCGTGGCTTTGATGTAGCTTACATTTCAAACTTTACGGACGTGGATGACAAGATTATCAAAGCTGCAAATGAAGCTGGTATGACAACAAAGGAATTATCTGATAAGTTTATTGCGGCATTTAAGGATGACGTGGCAAAATTAGGAGTTAAACCTGCAACCAAGAATCCTCGTGTTATCGATTATATGGACCAAATCATTGATTTTGTCCAAGCTCTATTGGATAAGGGCTATGCATATGAAGCAGAAGGGGATGTTTATTTCCGTGTTGAAAAGGCAAGGAATTATGCCCGTTTGGCCAATAAAACTTTGTCAGACTTAGAAGCTGGAGCATCTGGGCGTGTTGATGGAGAGGGGCAGTTGAAAGAACATCCATTTGACTTTGCCTTGTGGAAATCAGCGAAGCCAGGAGAAGTGTCATGGGAAAGTCCGTGGGGTCACGGGCGTCCAGGATGGCATATCGAATGTTCGGTTATGGCAACAGAGATATTGGGAGACACCATAGATATTCATGGTGGCGGAGCAGACTTGGAGTTTCCGCACCATACAAACGAGATTGCCCAATCAGAATGTAAAACAGGACAGACATTCGCAAATTACTGGATGCACAATGCCATGCTCAATATCAATGATGAAAAAATGTCCAAGTCATTAGGGAATTTTTTAACTGCACATGAAATGTTGGAGAAAATTGATGGGCCAGTTCTACGATTTTTCCTTGCGACCCAGCACTACCGCCGACCACTGAACTACACGGAGAAAGCTATCTCCGATGCGGAAACAAATTTAAAATATTTAAAAAACACCTATACTCAACCAGTGCTGAATGTGTCTGATCACACGGTATTAGCTAAACATTTAGCGGCGTTCGAGACTGCAATGGATGATGATTTTAATGCTGCAAATGGCATTACAGCAATTTTCGACTTTGCCAAATGGATCAACTCCGGAAACTATGATGCCATTGTCAAGGAAGCCTTTGGAAAAATGTTGGCAGTCTTTGGAATTGTCTTTGAGGAAGAGGTCTTAGACAGTGAGATTGAAGCCTTAATTGAGGAGCGGCAAGTAGCGCGTGCCAATAGGGACTTTGCAACAGCGGACCGTATTCGGGATGAATTGGCGGAGCAAGGGATTAAATTATTAGATACAAAAGATGGCGTGAGGTGGACACGTGACTAG
- a CDS encoding uracil-xanthine permease family protein, whose amino-acid sequence MNTKANLLFDVHEKPAPLQGILLSFQHVFAMFGATILVPLILGMPVSVALFASGIGTLIYQVATQFKVPVYLGSSFAYISAMALAIKEMGGDISAAQTGIFFVGLIYVLIAGLVKAIGTKWIDTLLPPVVIGPMIIVIGLGLANSAVTSAGFVADGDWKNVVVAIVTFLIAAFVNTKGKGFAKIVPFLIAIIGGYIVALLLGLVDFTPVLEAAWFELPGFYLPFETGVFKSYNFYFGPEMVAILPIAVVTVAEHIGDHTVLSQICGRQFLKNPGLSRTLIGDGVATAVSALIGGPANTTYGENTGVIGMTRIASVSVIRNAALIAIAFSFLGKFTALISTIPSAVLGGMSILLYGVIASNGLKVLIESRVDFGQVRNLIIASSMLVLGLGGAVLNIGTITLSGTALSAIVGIILNLILPKNEKAK is encoded by the coding sequence ATGAATACAAAAGCCAACCTTTTGTTTGATGTCCATGAGAAACCAGCTCCTCTTCAGGGGATTTTGCTCAGTTTCCAACACGTGTTTGCCATGTTTGGTGCAACGATTTTAGTACCTTTGATTTTGGGAATGCCCGTATCCGTGGCCCTATTTGCATCTGGTATTGGAACCCTGATTTACCAAGTAGCTACTCAATTTAAAGTACCGGTTTATCTTGGTTCTTCGTTTGCCTATATTTCAGCTATGGCCTTAGCTATCAAAGAAATGGGCGGAGATATCTCAGCAGCACAAACAGGTATTTTCTTTGTTGGTCTGATTTATGTACTGATTGCAGGTCTTGTCAAAGCCATTGGTACAAAATGGATTGATACTCTATTACCACCCGTGGTTATTGGGCCTATGATCATCGTTATCGGTCTTGGCCTTGCCAATTCGGCAGTTACTTCTGCAGGTTTTGTGGCAGACGGTGACTGGAAAAATGTTGTTGTAGCTATTGTCACTTTCTTAATCGCGGCTTTTGTCAATACCAAAGGGAAAGGCTTCGCCAAGATTGTTCCATTCTTAATTGCCATTATCGGTGGTTATATTGTTGCTCTCTTGCTTGGTCTGGTGGATTTCACACCTGTACTCGAAGCAGCATGGTTTGAGTTGCCAGGATTCTATTTACCATTTGAAACAGGTGTATTCAAATCGTATAATTTTTACTTCGGACCTGAAATGGTTGCCATTTTACCAATTGCTGTAGTGACTGTAGCTGAACATATCGGTGACCATACAGTTCTCAGCCAAATCTGTGGTCGTCAGTTCTTGAAAAACCCAGGTCTCAGTCGTACCTTGATTGGTGATGGTGTAGCGACAGCTGTTTCAGCTTTAATCGGGGGTCCTGCCAATACGACTTATGGAGAAAATACAGGGGTTATCGGTATGACTCGCATCGCGTCAGTATCGGTTATTCGCAATGCTGCTTTGATTGCAATTGCTTTCTCATTCTTGGGTAAATTTACAGCTCTTATTTCGACCATTCCAAGTGCCGTTCTCGGAGGAATGTCTATCTTACTATATGGTGTTATTGCATCAAATGGTTTGAAAGTATTGATTGAAAGTCGAGTAGATTTCGGTCAAGTTCGTAACCTGATTATTGCAAGCTCAATGCTAGTCTTGGGACTTGGTGGTGCAGTTCTGAATATTGGTACGATAACCCTTTCAGGAACAGCCCTCTCGGCAATCGTTGGGATTATCCTTAACCTCATTTTGCCCAAAAATGAAAAAGCCAAGTAA
- a CDS encoding GNAT family N-acetyltransferase: METCHLVVPSLKWKNQILAYKKAFSNEHLHGGAKLQQFEAVEEWLEHIKAVSSYGTSHTEHSPSSTFLCIREIDQQMVGICTIRHDLNHEHLKNYIGHIGYSIHPEERRKGYATEQLRLALLEAKKLGIAQVLITAADWNIASQKTILANGGVYEDTRIDPNSSERMLRYWIENL; encoded by the coding sequence ATGGAAACTTGCCATCTTGTAGTTCCTAGTTTAAAATGGAAGAATCAAATCTTAGCCTATAAAAAAGCATTCAGCAATGAACATCTTCATGGTGGTGCCAAACTGCAGCAATTTGAAGCAGTTGAGGAATGGCTAGAACACATTAAAGCAGTGTCATCTTATGGGACAAGTCATACAGAACATTCTCCTTCTTCTACATTTCTTTGTATTCGTGAAATAGATCAACAGATGGTTGGCATTTGCACTATTCGCCATGATCTTAATCACGAGCATTTAAAGAATTATATTGGTCATATCGGCTATTCTATTCACCCAGAAGAGCGAAGAAAAGGCTATGCGACTGAACAACTACGACTTGCCCTGCTGGAAGCTAAGAAATTGGGAATTGCCCAAGTCTTAATCACCGCTGCAGATTGGAATATCGCCTCTCAAAAAACCATCCTTGCAAATGGTGGAGTTTATGAGGATACCCGTATTGACCCTAATAGTAGCGAGCGTATGCTTCGATATTGGATTGAAAATTTGTAA
- a CDS encoding GNAT family N-acetyltransferase has translation MIIATNILDPSQLSAAKTLISTVQSYDGTYRDPYLSNMLNFDPEMPAFFLAYQGEQLVGLLTVYADDEDVELAILVHPDYRRQGLARKLYDCYQTKTANYPIASVTFQTERVFLDKHPDLATAWNLIEDTDTETWLGRERVPYQLSQQAELTVSLAQGHHADSIARCKTAAFGNDYEVALRYVREAIADADSLLYVLEHSGAVIGSCTVNISTDDNYLYGLAIAPDQQQKGYGTYLVKAVINDLITKNEKPFQIAVEDDNLIAKRLYENIGFTKQTQVIYLDPKEG, from the coding sequence ATGATTATAGCAACTAATATCCTGGATCCTAGTCAGTTATCCGCAGCAAAAACTCTGATAAGCACAGTACAATCCTATGACGGAACCTATCGTGATCCTTACCTGTCAAATATGCTCAACTTTGACCCTGAAATGCCAGCTTTTTTCTTGGCTTATCAAGGTGAACAGTTGGTGGGACTTTTGACTGTATATGCCGATGATGAGGATGTGGAACTGGCGATTCTCGTGCATCCAGACTACCGCAGACAGGGGCTGGCACGCAAGCTCTATGATTGCTATCAGACGAAGACGGCTAACTATCCTATCGCTAGTGTGACCTTTCAGACCGAACGTGTCTTTCTAGATAAGCACCCAGACCTTGCGACAGCTTGGAACTTGATAGAAGATACGGATACTGAGACATGGTTGGGTCGTGAACGAGTGCCTTATCAGCTTTCACAACAGGCTGAGCTCACAGTAAGTTTGGCACAGGGTCATCATGCAGACAGTATTGCACGCTGTAAGACTGCGGCATTTGGTAACGACTATGAGGTGGCCCTCCGCTACGTGCGTGAAGCCATTGCGGATGCGGATAGTTTGCTTTATGTTTTGGAACATAGCGGAGCGGTTATCGGCTCTTGCACAGTAAACATTTCGACCGATGATAACTATCTTTACGGTTTAGCTATCGCCCCAGACCAGCAACAAAAAGGTTACGGCACTTACTTAGTCAAAGCTGTCATCAATGACCTTATCACGAAAAACGAAAAACCTTTTCAAATCGCCGTCGAAGATGACAACCTCATTGCTAAGCGGCTGTATGAAAATATCGGTTTTACCAAGCAGACACAAGTGATCTACTTAGACCCGAAAGAAGGTTGA
- a CDS encoding nucleoside phosphorylase, with protein MLLEEFEQSPAVIEPTDKAIRGGGEVCETMIFSFNGEIVDRVRQLPESREGGYLESINGCHPWYILERDGLRVAVMLAVVGAPMAVGHLEELKACGFENFIVLGSCGVLDESLAADKIILPSSALRDEGTSFHYAPASDEISYDPALLLTMEKALDQAGIEHVRTKTWTTDAFYRETAAKVKRRLTAGAMVVDMEASAIMAWSQFRQANVYQFFYTADYVDHHNNEWDTRREERNVDCMTFFEIAMDIAKKLESTVC; from the coding sequence ATGCTACTAGAAGAATTTGAACAAAGTCCTGCTGTCATTGAACCGACGGACAAGGCTATTCGTGGTGGCGGTGAGGTATGTGAGACCATGATTTTCTCTTTCAATGGGGAAATCGTAGACCGGGTCCGTCAGCTACCTGAAAGTAGAGAAGGTGGCTACTTAGAAAGCATTAACGGTTGCCATCCTTGGTATATTTTGGAAAGAGATGGACTGCGAGTTGCGGTCATGTTGGCAGTCGTCGGTGCTCCCATGGCGGTTGGTCACTTGGAGGAACTGAAAGCCTGTGGCTTTGAGAATTTTATCGTTCTGGGTTCTTGTGGGGTCTTGGACGAATCACTTGCTGCGGATAAGATTATCCTTCCTAGCTCTGCTCTTCGGGATGAAGGAACCAGCTTCCACTACGCTCCTGCCAGCGATGAAATCAGCTATGACCCTGCTTTGCTATTGACCATGGAAAAGGCCTTGGATCAAGCAGGAATCGAACATGTTCGGACTAAGACATGGACGACAGATGCATTTTATAGAGAAACAGCAGCTAAGGTTAAACGTCGCTTGACTGCTGGGGCAATGGTGGTTGATATGGAAGCATCAGCTATTATGGCATGGTCCCAGTTCCGACAGGCTAATGTTTATCAATTTTTCTACACAGCTGATTATGTGGATCACCATAACAATGAGTGGGATACTCGTCGTGAGGAGAGAAATGTTGACTGTATGACTTTCTTTGAAATCGCGATGGACATTGCTAAAAAATTAGAAAGTACAGTATGTTAA
- the cysE gene encoding serine O-acetyltransferase: MGWWKDTIEIVKEKDPAARNSLEVLLTYPGVKALAAHRLSHWMWQNGFKLLARMHSQFWRFWTNIEIHPGAEIASGVFIDHGAGLVIGETAIVESGVMLYHGVTLGGTGKDTGKRHPTVRKGALVSAHAQVIGPVEIGENAKVGAAAVVLADVPADVTVVGMPAKIVRVHGKKDEQAIHDMEGGREYYTTKLAELREASHRSSHL; the protein is encoded by the coding sequence ATGGGTTGGTGGAAGGATACCATAGAAATTGTAAAAGAAAAAGATCCGGCGGCACGGAACTCCTTGGAAGTCCTTTTGACCTACCCAGGAGTCAAGGCATTGGCTGCTCATCGTCTCTCTCACTGGATGTGGCAAAATGGTTTTAAATTATTAGCTCGGATGCACAGTCAGTTTTGGCGATTTTGGACCAACATTGAAATTCATCCAGGTGCAGAAATTGCTTCGGGAGTCTTTATTGATCATGGCGCAGGATTGGTAATCGGTGAGACTGCAATTGTCGAATCTGGTGTAATGTTATACCATGGAGTAACTCTTGGAGGAACAGGGAAGGATACAGGGAAGCGCCATCCAACAGTTCGAAAAGGGGCACTCGTTTCTGCTCATGCCCAGGTGATTGGCCCAGTTGAAATCGGAGAAAATGCGAAAGTAGGTGCTGCTGCTGTTGTCTTAGCAGATGTTCCAGCAGACGTGACAGTTGTCGGTATGCCTGCTAAAATAGTCCGTGTTCATGGGAAAAAAGATGAGCAAGCCATTCATGATATGGAAGGCGGTCGTGAATACTACACAACCAAGCTAGCAGAACTGAGAGAAGCTAGCCATCGCTCCTCACATTTGTAA
- the pnp gene encoding polyribonucleotide nucleotidyltransferase, with product MSKQVFETVFAGKKLVVETGQVAKQANGAVVVRYGDSTVLTAAVMSKKMATGDFFPLQVNYEEKMYAAGKFPGGWMKREGRPSTDATLTARLIDRPIRPMFAEGFRNEVQVINTVLSYDPDASAPMAAMFGSSLALAISDIPFNGPIAGVQVGYVNGELIINPDQAQQEASLLELTVAGNKDAINMVESGAKELSEEVMLEALLKGHAAIQELLDFQNQIVAAVGKEKADVELLQVDPELQAEIVAAYNDDLKKAVQVEEKLAREDATNAVRETVIAAYEEKYAEHEEFDRIMRDVHEILELMEHAEVRRLITEDKVRPDGRRVDEIRPLDAEVDFLPNVHGSGLFTRGQTQALSVLTLAPMGETQIIDGLDDEYKKRFLHHYNFPQYSVGSTGRYGAPGRREIGHGALGERALEQVLPSLEDFPYAIRLVAEVLESNGSSSQASITAGTLALMAGGVPIKAPVAGIAMGLISDGTNYTVLTDIQGLEDHFGDMDFKVAGTRDGITALQMDIKIDGITPQILEEALAQAKKARFEILDVIEATIPEVRPDLAPTAPKIDTIKIDVDKIKIVIGKGGETIDKIIAETGVKIDIDEDGLVAIFSPDRDAIERTKEIIAGLVREAKVDEVFQAKVVRLEKFGAFVNLFDKTDALVHVSEMAWTRVNKPEDLVEVGDVVDVKVIKIDDKGRIDASMKALLPKPEGYVEPEKRERSEKPRRHKEHKEKKDNNFGEFKFHKVDKK from the coding sequence ATGTCAAAACAAGTATTTGAAACGGTTTTTGCTGGCAAGAAACTAGTCGTTGAAACTGGTCAGGTTGCCAAACAAGCCAATGGTGCAGTAGTTGTTCGTTATGGAGATTCAACAGTATTAACTGCAGCTGTTATGTCTAAGAAAATGGCAACTGGTGATTTCTTCCCTCTCCAAGTTAACTACGAAGAAAAGATGTATGCTGCTGGTAAATTTCCTGGAGGTTGGATGAAGAGGGAAGGACGTCCATCTACGGATGCTACTTTGACAGCTCGTTTGATTGATCGTCCGATTCGTCCAATGTTTGCGGAAGGTTTCCGTAACGAAGTTCAAGTCATCAACACAGTGCTTTCTTATGATCCAGATGCATCTGCTCCAATGGCAGCCATGTTTGGTTCCTCATTGGCACTAGCGATTTCAGACATTCCGTTCAATGGTCCAATTGCTGGTGTTCAGGTTGGTTATGTTAATGGCGAATTGATTATTAACCCAGATCAAGCTCAACAAGAAGCCTCCCTTTTAGAATTGACAGTTGCTGGTAACAAAGACGCTATCAACATGGTTGAATCGGGTGCCAAAGAATTATCAGAAGAAGTGATGTTGGAAGCACTCTTGAAAGGTCATGCGGCTATTCAAGAACTTTTGGATTTCCAAAATCAAATCGTGGCAGCGGTTGGTAAGGAAAAAGCAGATGTGGAGCTTCTTCAAGTGGACCCAGAATTGCAGGCTGAGATTGTTGCAGCTTACAATGACGATTTGAAAAAAGCGGTGCAGGTTGAAGAAAAATTGGCCCGTGAAGATGCGACCAATGCCGTGCGTGAAACCGTCATCGCAGCTTACGAAGAAAAATACGCTGAACACGAAGAATTTGACCGCATCATGCGTGACGTTCATGAAATCTTGGAACTCATGGAGCACGCAGAAGTTCGTCGTTTGATTACTGAAGACAAGGTCCGCCCAGACGGTCGCCGTGTGGATGAGATTCGACCGCTAGATGCAGAAGTAGACTTCTTGCCAAATGTTCACGGCTCAGGTCTCTTTACCCGTGGTCAAACGCAAGCCCTCTCTGTCTTGACCTTGGCACCAATGGGTGAAACCCAAATCATCGACGGTTTGGATGATGAGTACAAGAAACGCTTCTTGCATCACTATAACTTCCCACAATACTCAGTGGGATCAACAGGTCGTTACGGAGCACCTGGTCGTCGTGAAATTGGTCACGGAGCCCTTGGTGAGCGTGCTCTTGAGCAAGTCTTGCCAAGCCTAGAAGATTTCCCTTACGCTATCCGCTTGGTGGCAGAAGTCTTGGAGTCAAACGGTTCTTCATCACAGGCTTCTATCACAGCTGGTACCCTTGCCCTTATGGCAGGTGGTGTGCCAATCAAGGCACCCGTTGCAGGGATTGCCATGGGTCTGATCTCAGATGGTACCAACTACACCGTCTTGACCGATATTCAAGGTCTTGAGGACCACTTCGGCGACATGGACTTCAAGGTAGCTGGTACTCGTGACGGTATCACAGCCCTTCAAATGGACATCAAGATTGACGGTATCACACCGCAAATCTTGGAAGAAGCCTTGGCACAGGCTAAGAAAGCTCGTTTTGAAATCCTCGATGTGATTGAAGCAACTATCCCAGAAGTTCGTCCTGATTTGGCACCAACTGCACCGAAGATTGATACCATCAAGATTGATGTAGACAAGATTAAGATTGTCATCGGTAAGGGTGGCGAAACTATTGATAAGATTATTGCAGAAACTGGCGTGAAAATCGATATTGACGAAGATGGTCTTGTGGCTATCTTCTCACCAGATCGCGATGCGATTGAACGGACCAAGGAAATCATTGCAGGTCTTGTTCGTGAAGCAAAAGTGGACGAAGTCTTCCAAGCAAAAGTGGTTCGTTTGGAGAAATTCGGTGCCTTTGTCAACCTTTTTGACAAGACCGACGCCCTCGTCCACGTTTCTGAAATGGCTTGGACACGTGTCAATAAACCAGAAGATTTGGTTGAGGTTGGCGATGTTGTAGATGTTAAGGTGATAAAAATTGATGATAAGGGACGTATTGATGCTTCTATGAAAGCCCTTCTACCAAAACCAGAAGGCTACGTGGAACCAGAAAAACGTGAACGTTCGGAAAAACCTCGTCGTCATAAAGAACACAAAGAGAAAAAAGATAATAACTTTGGTGAATTTAAATTTCATAAAGTAGATAAAAAATAA
- the rpsO gene encoding 30S ribosomal protein S15 produces the protein MAISKEKKNEIMAQYARHEGDTGSVEVQVAVLTWEINHLNDHIKQHKKDHATYRGLMKKIGRRRNLLAYLRRTDVNRYRELINSLGLRR, from the coding sequence ATGGCAATCTCAAAAGAGAAAAAAAATGAAATCATGGCACAATATGCGCGTCATGAAGGCGACACAGGTTCAGTTGAAGTACAAGTAGCAGTACTTACTTGGGAAATCAACCACCTTAACGACCATATCAAACAACACAAAAAAGACCACGCTACTTACCGTGGTTTGATGAAAAAAATCGGTCGCCGTCGTAACTTGTTGGCATACCTCCGCCGCACAGACGTTAACCGTTACCGCGAATTAATCAATTCACTTGGCTTGCGTCGTTAA